The stretch of DNA GGTTCTAATTTTGTATACTTTGTCCTGATGATGCTGATCTAATCGGCGAAACATGTCGACAATAAAAGATGCAGTTTActtaagtgttgttgtcaatgtaGCAGTATTCACCCAAATTTGTAACGGGTTTAAGAGGAATTGCAAATACAAGGTAGGTGGGCCCAAGAGCAATGGAAAATTTCTTGATTTGTTGAATAGAAACCCCACAAaaaattcagataaaaaaaacaaaataggtgCCCCATGGCAATATGGTTCTTagaaggtttcatgaaattctaatAAAGGTTATATGAGGAATAGCAGATACAAATGTGTACTGTAGTGTGGAGATATGACCATGTCCATGTCTGGCTAAAGTAAACCCCAAAATCATGTAAATGCAGAAATAGGTGGTGCAAAAGTTTATCATGTGATTTTGTAAAAGGTTCACAAAATTCTGCCAATAATTTAATTAGCAGCTGCAGATACAAAGGTAAGATGGACTTGATTAACTAACAGAGTTCAATCAGTCAGTAAATATCGATAATGTTTACCTTCTTCTAACTGACAAAGTGAACTGTATTCTTCAAGATCTGCTAACATTGCTGCTAAACCATCTGAATCAGCTATAACAGAAATATAAATGTGAAAATCTATATACTAACATCAACTCTTACATCACTAGGGGAAATCCAATCAGAGGTAAGAGATGAGACAATAGGTTAATATATTTTCCCCAAAATTTATTGATTGGGGCTATtccataaactagaggctctcaagagcctgtgtcgctcaccttggtctatgtgcaaattaaacaatggacacagataaattcatgacataattgtgttttggtgatggtgatgtgtttgtagatcttacttttctgaacatttttgttgctacaattatctctatctataatgaacttggcccagtaattacagtggaaaatattttctaaaaatttacaaaaatttatgaaaaatgttaaaaattaactataaagggcaataactccttaaggggtcaattgactatttaggtcatgaaaacttatttgtagatcttgttttgctggacattattgctgtttacagtttatctctatctataataatattcaagataataacaaaaaacggcaaaatttccttaaaattaccaactcagggcagtaacctaacaacgggttgtctgatccatgtgaaaatatcagggcaaatagatcttgacctgatagacaatttaacactgtcagattttctctaaatgcttcggcttttgagttataagccaaaaactacactttacccctatgttctatttttagccgtggcagccattttggttggatggccgggtcaccggacacatttttttcaattagataccccaaagatgattgtggccaagtttggattaatttggcccagtagtttcagaggagaagatttttgtaaaagatttctaagatttacgaaaaacggttaaaaattgactataaaggtcaattactcctaaaggggtcaactgactcttttggtcatgttgacttatttgtaaatctaactttgctgaacattattgctgctgtttacagttgatctttatctataataatattcaagataataaccaaaaacagcaaaaaatccctaaaattaccaattcaggggcagcaacccaacaacggattgtcagattcatctgaaaatttgagggcagaaagatcttgacctgataaacaattttgccccatgtcagatttgctctaaatgctttggtttttgagttataagccaaaaactgcattttacacctatgttctatttttagccatggcagccatcttggttgattggccgggtgacggcacacattttttaaactagataccccaatgatgattgtggccaagtttggtttaatttggcccagtagtttcagaggagaagatttttgtaaaagattactaagatttacgaaaaaatggttaaaattttactataaagggcaataactcttaaaggggtcaactgaccatttcgtttgtgttgacatatttgtaaatctaacattgctgaacattattgctgtttacagtttatctctatctataacaatattcaagataataaccaaaaacagcaaacttTCCTTAagaataccaattcaggggcagcaacccaacaacaggttgtccgattcatctgaaaatttcaggacagatagatcttgacctgataaacacttttaacccatgtcagatttgcccttaatactttggtttttgagttataagccaaaaactgcattttacccctatgttctatttttagccgtggcagccatcttggttggttggccgggtcacgccacacattttttaaactagatagcccaaagatgattgtggccaagtttggattaatttggcccagtattttcagaggagaagatttttgtaaaagatttctaagatttacgaaaaacggttaaaaattgattataaaggtcaataactcctaaaggggtcaactgaccattttggtcatgttgacttatttgtaaatctaactttgctgaacattattgctgtttacagtttatctctatctataataatattcaagataataaccaaaaacagcaaaaaatccctaaaattaccaattcaggggcagcaacccaacgaagggttgtcggattcatctgaaaatttgagggcagaaagatcttaacctgatactgtgaaagtactttaattcgtgggtatcaattttcgtggattgagcaatatttacatgttcgtgggtttttaaattcgtggattttagttttctaaaaaaaaaaaaatgaaaaattaaagcctttagaaacgaaggttacaaatagtctggattgaaggaaattgcaaagtaaacattgacccgtgtaaatcgtagtgataacacttattaacccatgataaagtgatcaacagattaaagaccatcaaaggtgttaattaggccataaacatgtcacctattGAAAatagtaacataaacaaatgctataaatgtatcttgaattgtcaaataattcttatcaaaatcaagcccagcatgaaattattattttccatatgtacgagaactatgaggatataaaatgaacactttatcatactagcataccaataccggaaatctgactttcatcgatcaaaaatattttttatgagaattaaaggatcaaaagttgtacagtttaggttattaaagattaaatggatataatcctgcatgcggttgtagttctgtgactgctattacaGTATTCTCAGCtgatttggcgttattcaatatattctctagatcatatcagtggtcaaacctaccgatggggatctttTCATggcttgatttggacaatggttgttttatttcgttggacacttaaattcgtggataaagtcatccacgaaaaccacgaaaattggtaccccacgaataaaagtactttcacagtaaacaattttacccagtcagatttgctctaaatgctttggtttttgagttataagccaaaaactgcattttacccctatgttctatttttagccatggcggccatcttggttggttggccgggtcacgccacacattttttaaactagataccccaatgatgattgtggccaagtttggtttaatttggcccagtagtttcagaggagaagatttttgtaaaagttgacgacgacggacgctaagtgatgggaaaagctcacttggcccttcaggccaggtgagctaaaaagtatcTTCTTGGCAGAAGAATGCCCATGAAATTTAGGGAGACAACCGAGAAATTTAAATCATGAACTTTGTATGTAAACAAATGCATTTTTACCTCCACCAACCCACCAAGGCacttttttttctggaatagcccttaggAAGAGTTATAGTTGAACTCCTTTTAGGGACCCCACAACTTACAACACTTACCATCACCATCCTCATCAACATCCACATTAGTATAACTTCCTGTATCATCTTCTATCATCACATCTCCTACtgatttcttctttcttttgctCTGTAGTCGCTTTAACTCAGCCTCAAAATCACCATTCGTTACATACAATTCATAAGCATAAATATTCCTGAAAGTTGATTGATTGAGGTATTATTAGTTATTTGATATTTAGGATTTCAATCAGTACTCTGTTATTATGTTcttgaaattaattatatataattataaagttatatacATTTAACCGTTAAGCtttgaaataatataattatattattatattagtgTAATAGAGTTGAGCAACTTTAacttataaattaaaacaatgcattaacaagaatgtgtcctcagtacacgaatgccccactcgcactatcattttctatgttcagtggaccgtgaaattggggtaaaatctctaatttggcattaaaattagaaagatcatatcatagggaacatgtgtaccaagtttgaagtcgattggacttcaacttcatcaaaaactacctcgaccaaaaactttaacctgaagcgggacagacggacgaacgaacgaacggacgaacgaacgaacggacgcacagaccagaaaacataatgcccctctactatcgtaggtggggcataaaaaggaaatataaacattaataaacaagaatgtgtcctaagtaaacgaatgccccatccgcactatcatttctTTGTGCAGTGGACCaagaaaatggggtaaaatctctaatttggcattaaaattagaaagatcatatcatacggaacatatgtacatgtactaagtttcaatatgattggacttcaacttcatcaaaaatacctcgaccaaaaactttaacctgaattgggacagacggacagacaaacgaacaaacagacgcacagaccagaaaacataatgccgataaatggggcataaaaatgtctAACCAAAAGTATGTTAATGCGTGTGAAATGCGTAATTTTTCCTTTTGGGATCAATGTTTGTCTGTCAGCAGTGCCATTCATGCGTTTGTAGTCATCATCGCAAGAATACGGATTTCCATCATAATGGGTCCACATCCGATGAAATCCCGACTCCTATCCGTAGTTCTTCAATAATATACCCAGTAATTTAAATGTCGGATGaagaaaactttacaaaaataaacaatgtttgataTGCTATTTGGAAAGGAAATTAAGGAatatgacgtttttaatgcaatacaTGGATTACAAATTTACTTCAGGCTAATTTCATCAAGTTCTAATGAAGTAATAACTTATTTAGGCGAAAGTTAGAATGATTTGATGTACTCTCTCGTGTATCTAGTACCTGCGAAAGTGGttttaaacaaattgtttttataaaaaaacatgccACCAGCTTAAAAAATCAAtgcttttaaaagttttaatatctGTGAAAATGTAATGTTGGTTACCTGATGTCAACCAAAATAGTCTTTGATAACAGTTCATGaattattttgttaatcaaaaacaattaaaataaattgttatgtTCATATTTGATAATCTTGAGATTCAAGCATCTATTGTCTTCCACATTCAAATTTAATGAAGCAATGATCCACCAAAGCAACAAACCTGAGGTAAAATTTCTTTGGAGCAGGACCAGCAGCTAGCTGTGTTTCTGTTAGCTCTCTGAATACTGCAGTCCACTGCttctttctgcaaatcttaaTTCAAATGTCATGAAATTTAAATAACTGATTAAATAACCTTCATAATCATCTGTTAACGATGAAAAAGAAAAAGTATATTAAGAAAATACTATAAAGTAATCTATGATACCAATTTAACCTTATTTTCCATCTGCATGAATAAATAAACCAATACAGTAGGAACTAAAATGAACAAGAGGCTCAAATGAGCCTGTGTCGCTTACctgataattttgtttacaattgatgcatgtaAAAAATTCAAccattatacttttgctttagtttcaaagataaactgcattttacccctatgttcttattTAAGCCATGTCCACCATGTTGGCAGGctgggtcattggacacattttttataactaaatacaCTAATGATattgataattgtggccaagtttggttgaatttgtctcagtagtttcaggagaagatttttctaaaagataatgaaaaattgttaaaatttttctttaaagggtcaattgacaactttggtcatgttgacttatttgtagatctcactttgctgaacattattgcttatcacagtttatctatatctataataataaatgtattcaagaaaataaacaaaaactgtaaaatttccttaTAATTACCACTTCCTGGGTGGTAACCCAAAAACAAGTTGTCTGTTTCTTCTggaaatttcaaggcagatacaTGTTTACCTGACTaacacgtccacttgtatttttgtccatctgatgagttaagccttttctcatttgaattgttttacattgtcttatcggggccttttatagcacactatgcggtatgggctttgctcattgttgaaggccgtacggtgacctacagttgttaatgtctgtgtcattttggtcttttgtggatagttgtctcattggcaatcataccacatcttcttttttatattagctatgtcaaatttgctctaaattcctcagtttcagagatataagctaaaaactgcattttcccctatgtactatttatagccatgttggccatcttgattggtgGGCATGGTTTtggacacactttttaaacaaaataccccaatattgattgtggccaagtatggttaaatttggcccagtagtttaagaggagaagatttttgtagaagtAAAAGGACGACAACAGCTGCCAAAGGCCCATGTGAGCTGAACAAATATTTGGTGGTTCAATCCTAATTCTGTAAGTCGGGACAGAAAGTCGGGACAGAAAGAATTATACACAGAATAAAATTAATTTAGTAACTTCTTAAAGGTGATAAAGGAGTAGGTCAGGTTAGGggcgattttggcctcaaatttcaagttcatctaacgaaagattttacaCACTTTTAAActcttaagtgtctatttcaattgattcgattagtttatgtgaaagaatttaactgatttagtcattaaaagcGCTCTGATTCaggcttaaatatgaaaaatctatcaaacgTGCCAAAAAACtccacttttcagatggtttttgtcaaaaatgaaagtggtcgcatctgtgttcatccttaacctttatatatattatgtatcctcatcaaatacaacttagaTTTCAAtttattatgaatgaacacgaatgcagccactttcatttaagatggaaaccgtctaaaatttaactaaaatgctaaaaatgtgaagatttcagtaattaagcatgacttaatgatgctagtacccgatacatgtgcattttattgtcaaaaaaagcccatatttatgtagcagaagcacaaaaaaaacccatatttatgtagcagaagcattctattttccaataaatagcttaaagattacattttcacaattttgtaaaactgctatattttggggacaaaaaggggtcttactgaacctactcttTTGTTAGTTCTAGTTAAAAGTTTTACATCAGGTCACCTCTTCAAGGGGCTGATATTACAAATTACAATTCTAGCAAATGTGGATAAAATGAAGCAAATAGCATGTGTAGACtaaatttatatagaaatatctAATAACCTCATGTTATACATTCTATTCATGAGCATATCTTACATTTTCCATACCAtatcaaaaatacataaaaaatttcaaagatttattaGCTAAAACTTACTTCTACATGCAATTGCTATAGGTACAAAGCcttcaaaataatttttcaaatacatttaataaattaaaacattgatgGTAATACAACTTCTCcaattctttttaaaatctttacCTCTTGATATCCTCCACGTTCATGGACAGCAAGGAAAAGCTGAAAAGCTCCTACAGGAATATGGTGCCAATGAGCTGTCAAATTTACACTTAAGTTATTTCTCTTCATAAATCTTGACAGGTCATGAAGAAATGCCTTTTCATTTTTCTTGTACAtctaaaacattaatttttcatattgCTTTTATTCAATAGAATTAAAAACTAGATATGGACAATGACCCTATATTCTGCTTACCAATTATCAAGTGAGAATGAAAACAAACTACTGGTTATCATGAATATCTACCATACCCCATTTCTGACTAAATAAAAATGTCCAACTACCTGTCATTTTAAGAGTacttaaaagaaatcaaaattctGTGGCCATGCACACCTCCATTATGTGTATGAACATCCTACAAAATATTAAAGCTGTATCTCACAAACTTTAGGAGATAGCCAGACAAGCAATTAATCATAAGCCAGACGGACAGACAACCGAACTGACAGGGTTTTTTTTAACTAACTCCTGGACAGGGGGCTTAAAAAAATTCTATCATGTTAAGAGTACTGATTTCAGTActtccaaataaaaaataaattaaaaacttctGAGACTGAGATCCTTTCCCTATACATCAAGCTTTACAATCTATGTTTAGAAACAAGTGAATATATGGCTGACTGTACAATACACATTACCACCAAAAATATGCAGATAGTTATGATTCATCAATGATAGAAAATAGGAAGATATTTTCTTATTGAATCTATAAACAGTAAAGATGTAAAATGTCAATTTTCTTTATTGTTTCCAATCTTTCTCTAGGAAATTCCtttacagaaattaaaaaaaacaaactagtggataataatcatttaaaattatCCTTTTTTACTTTCAGCATCCCAAAATATAAGAgcaaaactaaattttaaaagatttttcatcATTTGACATTTTATCCTTTTAGTTGACTTAAAAACTATTAACGGTAAAGAATGGTCAAAGTGATGCCACATAAATTCAGACTTGATCTATGTTTgtttgtaataagcattgtgcataagtttcttttaattttggtTGATGCGAAGTGAATTAAAAGTGTGAAAATGGCAAATACaacaatttttacatttataaagggacataactcaataaaaagtaaaaacacaaaaatactgaactccgaggaaaattcaaaaaggaaaatcaaaaatcaaaaggcaaaatcaaaagtccaaaaacatcaaacgaatggataacaactgtcatattcctgacttggtacaggcattttctaatgtagaaaatggtgggttgaacctggttttatagctagctaaacctctcacttttatgacagtcgcatcaaattccattacattgtcaacgatgcatgaacaaaacaaacatactcaaagagtaaaaatgtcaaaaataggggtacaacagtcaatattgtgttatcatcttaatatcactacataaacaacaaatgtaacaaagtagcacaaaaaggcatacatcaaatttaacattctcattttgcttatcttatacggctgaatttatctatttaaattttaaaggaCCTTAATCCTGAATTCCAACTTATCTGTGTAATAGTGATAAAATTATTGTGTATAGGTTTCAGAACATGTAAATGCAATGAAAAGTAAAATGttcaaattcagcattttttccatttataaagggacataactcaaaaacATTAAGAGTGACAACATACCATCTGAAACTTTCAAAGGGACTATCTTCTCTCTTTCTTTATATGGCATTCACAAATTGAGATTTATAGAATGAATACTATTTCCCCAGACGGTATAGTTTGCATATATTGACTGACAATGTAATAGATTCCTACCTCTACATCAAGTTTAAACCTTTCTTCTTTGGATCTGTCTACTAAGGATGTGTTATACTGCAGTCTAGAACAAGCAAAGTTTTCAGCAGAACTAAAGGCTGAACTACCTGATGATGCTGGGTAGTTCCAGCTCTCAAAACCACTATCTTTACACTGAAAATCTTCTGTTTCTAAAAATACAAACACAATTGTGATGATGTAAATAAATTGATAACTAAAAACACAAGCATAACATTAAATTGATAACCTAACATCACAGAATGCTAGTAATGTGAATGGACAAATAACTGAAACACTTTAGTTCCTGAAACATAATTGTCCAAATGAATTATGACTCTGATTTCAGATATATCTGATCAACCATAggtttaacacattttttttaaactggaccAAGAAGGCACATGTTCTAGTGCTAAGGATACACCGCTTGTATTTACAGGTGTCAAGGTGTCTTCAATCAGAAATTGCCTTCTGACTAATTTTGAAAGGGCTTCCCTGTCACAACTCATTACTGTCAACCAGTTGACCAAATATGAGGTTCATTCATTCTGAGAAAAGTGAGTTGTTAATATTTGTGAGACAAACAACAGACAAACAGAAAGACATAGTGATTGCAATATTGCCCTACTCCTAGAATATGAGTAGATTCAGTAAAGCTATTTATCTTACAATAAAGAAACTAATTAATGATGGATAGATGCGGGGATATGTGCATCACTATTTACCCAATTTACCCCCCTTCCCCCTCTTTAGTGTTGGGGTATGATAAATAGCCGACAACCCCTAGAGTTGGCTACAAATAAAATTCTGAAGgacttataaaatatatgtagttTAAAAGCAAATTCTTTTTCTTTAGTTCTATAAATTGAAATTTCAGATAAAATGGCCTAGCATGTCTgataattaaatattattgttgaaaaaaaaattagttgtTGATGAAATGTTGGAAATTAAGAATATAGAATATGATTTTACCATGATTGTCTTGGAAAAATCTGAATTTACATAACGTCAACCTCTGTTCTCTAGATAGGTTCATCATACAATCTGCTTCCTTTTTAGATTTCTCTAATTTCTGTAGGACAACTTTTGAAGGCTTATTCTTTGGTGAtgtcaatttctttttaaatttgctCTTCTGATTTTTTTCACTCTGTTAACAAACAGTAAATTTACCTAATGTTATATTTTGTACATCTGGTAGTAAAATTTTACTCAAATTAACATAAAATCTTTCATCTAAAATTTGTTACAGTATATTAAAACATTATCTTTTTTCAATGAGAAAGTAAAATAAAGAGCTGCCCCATGAGTGCATGATACACATGTTGCTTTTTCAAATCATAAAGTTCCATAACTCCTCAATGTCATAccagaagataaaaaaaacaataactaaagaaaatttattaaaattgaaagggagctcatgtcagtagatataaacaattcacttaagtttcatgcaAATTGATGAAAGCACTTTTGAGTTAATGTCCAACATGTTGCTGGCGGGCAGACAGACAGACAGTCAACAGTATTAACATTATATGTCCCATAAACATGTGTATAAATACTATGGAAGATGAATTAATtacaaaaaacataacattattaCAATGGCACCCAAAGAAGCCATAGAATATATGTTCTTTATCAACaggtattttaaaatttaatttgtatatcttcattttgttttattttggtcaTTTACATATAAAACTTACAGATTGGGATTGGCTATCATCCATGTTATCTTTAGAATATAGTCGAACTCTATCAGCTTTAATCCATGCATGAGTGTGTGATGGTCCTAAGAATTCTACATGGTATGTAGACAGCTGATTGTTACTATCCAATTCAAACTGTAATCCTGAATGTGGATCTCTTGTCATCACTGCTGGCCATCTATTGAGATATCACTTCAATGTAATATTTAGAACTCTGAGAGGGAATTCCTCTCTTAAAATTTAGTGTTTTTCAAAAGATTAAATGTCCCTTAATTCAGTAAATCTACAGGAGCAAAAAGTGTCAAAAGTAGATTGATTCTCAGATGACAATACAAGTTGTAAGTACATTACTCATCTTTACATACTCATATATGAAAAATGTGCCTTTTTGTAGATTAAAGTGGaacaacaaatgtaaaaaaagtttaatatagTACAGACCCTTAAAACACCATTTTTaataagtatagattataacatgcccttttccatattggccctggtatcatcccgagactcccatattggcctcgaggctttagccgagggccgatatgggtcgagggatgataccagggccaatatggaaaagacatgttataatctatttatcacatatttatgTTTTGCAGGAAAGAGGGGAAAAAGttcaaatataagaatttaatgaaacaaaacaggtaaatctttaaaaaaaaaaaatcacaaaagttttatcacattttcaaatttagtttttatcatttactCCATAGAAATTTATTGTCACATTTCCACTTATTTTAGAACATGGCAATACACAAACGCGAGAGTTTTGGAATATGGCAATACACAAACGCGAGAAATTTGGAATATGGCAATATATAAACGCGAGAATTTTGCACTGTCATTGTTCGCCATTGTCGTTAAGGAcgcaatgacgtcacgtcatttggagggcacaatatcaatatactcttttttgccccgggcaattttgaggttattgcatatgcaaaacctaaggtattcataacaaatatgtgataattcTGATTTATCACCCTATCATCATATACATGAGTTAATGCGTGACATGCTTAGGTCAACCAGGTGGTCAGAGGTACAATAGTATACCATGATATTG from Mytilus galloprovincialis chromosome 2, xbMytGall1.hap1.1, whole genome shotgun sequence encodes:
- the LOC143064740 gene encoding uncharacterized protein LOC143064740 isoform X4, yielding MDVDFEGNPTHYHIEYLGKNHSHAWIAAAHITLYGHKEEKSYEKTKIKKKKRGRKKKILTSQSSGLYKKKYKQTLVDDAIQEAESMMDQGVEDRLKHITFIPKKSLGESTVEIKTEPTDEFSLLDENKNILYLTKTPEANKKKSSGRKKSTKTPLQKELKTSKVKQRVQKSVQVQDFASRQVSFEPSCITSTNLQQIKGTNSQKKCTQKVVVKKETDDILSEGTLVLAKLDGYDKWPAVMTRDPHSGLQFELDSNNQLSTYHVEFLGPSHTHAWIKADRVRLYSKDNMDDSQSQSSEKNQKSKFKKKLTSPKNKPSKVVLQKLEKSKKEADCMMNLSREQRLTLCKFRFFQDNHETEDFQCKDSGFESWNYPASSGSSAFSSAENFACSRLQYNTSLVDRSKEERFKLDVEMYKKNEKAFLHDLSRFMKRNNLSVNLTAHWHHIPVGAFQLFLAVHERGGYQEICRKKQWTAVFRELTETQLAAGPAPKKFYLRNIYAYELYVTNGDFEAELKRLQSKRKKKSVGDVMIEDDTGSYTNVDVDEDGDADSDGLAAMLADLEEYSSLCQLEEDIEAEKKRMGINISYHEDSPYTKASPGVKYVSTPSEFDCPTSHGNHHKKQQEVPETMFSVSSEDSQNDLVFHQMERIVNEDLL